ATGTGGCTGTCTGAGCTGGTGCTGGGGCAGACATTTGTCTCGACAGAACAAACTGCATATTTCCCGCCCCTGTTCCAGCTCCTGCCTGCATGTTTTGAGGTGATATAATAagtatttgttttccattatttgaCAATGCACTCTGACTACTCGGTAAAgacttattattctttttacttgaacttgtaattttatttgaaagactTTCAGGTATATGGCATGATGCATCTTTTGGATTCTTAACCATCAAACCCTTGTCGGCAAGCATTTTCTCTTGGAGCTCTATGTATTCTTTATAagataatgcttttgtttttccatcaCAGCCTTTCTTCCCTGCTATAACAATTCCTTCTGGTGCCTTTGTTGTAGTGCATGTACTTCTATTGATCACAGATGATGCTAAAGAAGCTATTGGCTTATATATTGTTCTTGGCTGGGGTGCTTTTGTTCCAAGGATGCCAGACATACTATTTCTAACCACAGTTTTCTCTGGTGCCGTTGGATTGTCTGGTTTTAAATCCGAGTGATGGAGATCAATATGCCCTGTAATACTGGCTTGAGTTGCACAATAAACACTACATATTGAGCACTTAAAAGATTTGATACCTTGATGACTGCGCATGTGTCTCTTAACCTCATCGTTACGTGGGAATCCTTTTCCACAAATTTTACACCTGTATGGTCTTTCTCCAGTATGGAGGCGAATATGAATTTTATGCTTATGCCAGTGTCGAAAAGTCTTGCCACAGTACGGGCACTTATAAGGCTTTTCACCAGTATGATTCCTGCGATGCACTAACAAACTCTTAGAGTGTGTAAAACGCCGTCCGCAGACCTCACACTCATAAGGAGTTTCCTTTGTGTGTGATCTCATGTGACTAGTGAGACCAGATTTATCATAGCATCTCTTCCCACATAAACCACACCTATATGGACGGTCACCATTATGAATTCTCATGTGGATAGTAAAACTTGTCTTATGAGTGTAAGTATTAGAGCAAAGTCCACATTTGTAAGGACGTTCCCCTGTGTGAACTCGCATATGTAATGCAACATAATGCTTTTGAGTAAATCTTTTCTTACATACCTTACACTCATATGGTCTGGGAATTTTATGAGCATTAGCCTTGTGTGCCAGGAAATCTTCTCTACGAAAAAACCTCTTGCCACATATAGCGCATTCATTTACAGGCTTCCCAACAGTATCATCAGTAGAGCTCTGGTTATTTTCTAATATGTCAGAAGCATCCATAGGTTCAACAATG
This genomic stretch from Macrobrachium rosenbergii isolate ZJJX-2024 chromosome 6, ASM4041242v1, whole genome shotgun sequence harbors:
- the LOC136839104 gene encoding uncharacterized protein translates to MGEFLIECTLCGVSFGSEKLYEGHPCMDEDVKVPFKIKMEQDDEEAELEEEVQKVIDQATKSCKIEPIIPSVIKEEPVDVDFEDEDPLGGTREDEFVNGDENLEDIVEPMDASDILENNQSSTDDTVGKPVNECAICGKRFFRREDFLAHKANAHKIPRPYECKVCKKRFTQKHYVALHMRVHTGERPYKCGLCSNTYTHKTSFTIHMRIHNGDRPYRCGLCGKRCYDKSGLTSHMRSHTKETPYECEVCGRRFTHSKSLLVHRRNHTGEKPYKCPYCGKTFRHWHKHKIHIRLHTGERPYRCKICGKGFPRNDEVKRHMRSHQGIKSFKCSICSVYCATQASITGHIDLHHSDLKPDNPTAPEKTVVRNSMSGILGTKAPQPRTIYKPIASLASSVINRSTCTTTKAPEGIVIAGKKGCDGKTKALSYKEYIELQEKMLADKGLMVKNPKDASCHIPESLSNKITSSSKKNNKSLPSSQSALSNNGKQILIISPQNMQAGAGTGAGNMQFVLSRQMSAPAPAQTATSGSNVGGQQLILGQPSVVLPQPQLLGGQVLGGQQIILLSPSGSQQNNLNVSQPLLLLTGSASNGGQRLLLLPKQGTSSGICGNPVMMIPSSLPLGTNVPESNEVNPTVQIKKEVEDQVPAVNEDETISAIKQEPGVTHPFGVVIKQEPSETDPLLFASVGNVVIKQEPEDMDK